CACCTCTATCCAGTCAGCAACGTCGTCGTCAACCCAGACGAAAATTGGTTGCCTTGCCGGAATTGGAAAGGGTGCCCTTTACTTATGAAACCAGGCAGACTATCAAGCAAAAGGCCACCCTCGAAACCGATAACCCCGAATAATCCCCTGCCCGCCTACACCAACCCCAAAAGACAGGCTATCAGGGCCTTCTGGGCGTGCATCCGGTTTTCCGCCTCATCCCAAACCCTTGACTGTCTCCCTTCCAACACCTCCTCAGTAATCTCCTTACCCCTGTATGCCGGCAGGCAGTGTAACACTATGGCTTCCCTATCTGCCAAACCTACTAGCCTTTCATTCAGCTGATAGGGTTGAAAGGAAGGGATTTTCTTTGCCGCTTCCCCCTCCTGCCCCATGCTTACCCAAACGTCAGTGTACAACACCTGAGCCTTGTCCACGGCTGTTTCCGGGGAGTTGGTGAGCAAAATCTGGTCAGGGTTGGCAGCTAGTTTCCTAGCCCTTTCTACAATTTCCGCTTTTGGTTCGTATCCGGGAGGTGTCGCTATCCTCACCTTCATCCCCATTATGGCACCCCCCAACAACAGAGAATGAGCTACATTGTTACCATCCCCCAAAAAGGCTATGGTTATCCCCTCTAGTCCCCCAAAATTCTCCTCTATCGTCTGGAAGTCTGCTAGAATCTGACAGGGGTGTTCCAGGTCTGTTAGGGCGTTGATTATGGGTATATCACTATACTCGGCAAAAGTCTGTAAATCCTCCTGGGCAAACGTGCGTATGGCCACAATGTCTAAATAACGACTCAACACCCTTGCAGTATCCTTTATCGGCTCACCCCTCCCAATCTGAGTAGTACTGGGTTCTAAGTATATCACGTTGCCCCCCAATTGATACATGGCAACAGTAAAAGAAACACGGGTGCGAGTGGAGGCTTTGTAAAACAGTAGGCCCAACGTCTTGTCACACTTGTACTGTTTTTTCCCTTTTTTTAGCTCCGCTGCTAGGTCTAAAATTGTCCTTATTTCCTCTTTGTTTAAATCCGCTATACTCAGCAAGTCTCTCCCTTCCAGCTTCACCATCTTTCTTTCTCTTCTTTATCCTTCTTGTCCTAAAATAATTCTCCTATCTTATCCCAACTGCAGCCTCTTGGTTACATCTTCCTGCCCCCCCTTTGCCAATTGCAACCAGTCTCGAGAGCTTTTTTTTATTTTATAAAATTTATATTTTTTGTTATAATAGTGTGCAAAACGTAGCCAAAAACAAGGAGTCAAAATACATGGAAAATCAACAAGCAAGTCTGAAAGAAAGAATAGGCGAGGATATAAAAGCCGCAATGAAAGCTAAGGATCAGGTGCGTCTAGAAACAGTAAGAAGCATCAAAAAACTTCTGTTGGAAAAAGAAGTAGAATTGAGAGCAAAAGGGAAAGATAGCCTATCCTATGAAGATGAAATAGCAGTTTTATCCCAGTTGGCTAAACAAAGAAAAGAGGCAATAGAACAATATACAAAGGCGGGCAGGGAAGATTTGGCAGAAAAAGAAAGGGCAGAATTGGCAATAATAGAAAGCTACCTACCTCCCCAACTGTCCGATGAAGAATTGGAAGCAAAAATAGACCAAATAATAGCTCAAACAGGGGCAAAAACTGTCAAAGATTTGGGGAAAGTAATGGGGGTGGCCATGAAAGAACTAAAAGGAAAAGCAGACGGCAAAAAAGTTCAAGAATTGGTGAAATCCAAACTCGGCCAATGAGCCGGAAGAGGAATTGTCATGATTTCCAGACAATTGGCAGT
Above is a window of Geminocystis sp. M7585_C2015_104 DNA encoding:
- the argF gene encoding ornithine carbamoyltransferase codes for the protein MVKLEGRDLLSIADLNKEEIRTILDLAAELKKGKKQYKCDKTLGLLFYKASTRTRVSFTVAMYQLGGNVIYLEPSTTQIGRGEPIKDTARVLSRYLDIVAIRTFAQEDLQTFAEYSDIPIINALTDLEHPCQILADFQTIEENFGGLEGITIAFLGDGNNVAHSLLLGGAIMGMKVRIATPPGYEPKAEIVERARKLAANPDQILLTNSPETAVDKAQVLYTDVWVSMGQEGEAAKKIPSFQPYQLNERLVGLADREAIVLHCLPAYRGKEITEEVLEGRQSRVWDEAENRMHAQKALIACLLGLV
- a CDS encoding GatB/YqeY domain-containing protein; its protein translation is MENQQASLKERIGEDIKAAMKAKDQVRLETVRSIKKLLLEKEVELRAKGKDSLSYEDEIAVLSQLAKQRKEAIEQYTKAGREDLAEKERAELAIIESYLPPQLSDEELEAKIDQIIAQTGAKTVKDLGKVMGVAMKELKGKADGKKVQELVKSKLGQ